The window TTGAAAATGGATTTTTAAGAGGAGTTAAAATAAAAGTTGGCAATGATAAATCTGCGCCGTTAAAGAATATAATTGAAAAAGAAAAAATTTCCAAAAATAACATTCTTTGTGTTGTTGATGGCGCCAACGACTTGAAGATTTTTGACATATCAGGCTTTAAAATTGCTTTTTGCGCTAATGATATTGTTAAACAAAAAGCCGACGCTATTGTTGATAAAAAAGATTTAAGGGAAATTATACCTTTAATAAACAAGAATTTTAGTTTTTAATTATTTTTCTTGACCTTCTTTGCTAATAAAAGATAAAATTAATTAATGCATTAGAGCCTTTATTATAATTAAAATAAATAATATGGCACAGGCATACTGCGTTAAGTGCAAAGCAAAAAAAGAAATGAAAGACGAAAAAGAGGTTGAAATAAAAGGAAAAGGTGGTAAAACAAGGAGAGCCTTATCAGGAACATGTCCTGATTGCGGAACAAAGATGTTCAAAATTTTGCCTTCTCAAAAATAATTTAGGTTTTTAAATTTTTTCTCGTTTAATTTTATATGAAACTTTCGGTTTTATTATATGTTTTAATTTTTCTAATATCAGCAAATTTGGCGGTTATAAAAGTTTTTGTTGATCTGAAAGATTACAACCAATTTACTGTTTATTTTTTTGATGTTGGGCAGGGAGATGCGATATTAATAAAAACCCCTTATTTGCAAAACATTATTATTGATGCTGGTCCATCAGCGCAAGTTCTGTCTGATAAATTAACTAAGAACATACCTTTTTGGATGAAAAGAATTGATTTATTTTTAGCAACCCATCCAGAATACGACCACATAGGAGGAGTTAAAGCGTTTTTTGATGATTATAAAGTTTTAAATGTTTTACGTAGCGGTCTCAAAAAAGAAACTAAAACTTTTGAAATTTTTACAGAATATATAACAAAAGCAAAAAATGTTTCTATCGCTCAAAAGGGCACAAAGGTTTTTCTTGATAGCAACAAAACAAATTATTTTAAAATCCTCTGGCCAAAAGAAAACTTAAATAATGTTTTTGTTAAAAGCACTAATGATTATTCTATTGTGTTTTTGGCAAGATTATCTAGTAAAAAATTTTTATTTACAGCCGACATATCTTCTAAAATTGAAAAAGAGCTAATAAAAGAAGATATTAAATCTGATATTTTAAAGGTTCCTCATCACGGAAGCAAATTTTCATCAAGCAGTGAATTTTTAGATAAGGTTTCGCCTTATTTTGCTGTTATTATGGCAGGGAAAGGTAATAGATACAATCATCCGCATCAAGAAACATTAAAAAGATTAGAAGAGAGAAATATAAAAGTTTTAAGAACAGATTTGATGGGCGACATAGTGTTCAGATTTTAATTTATATTCTAATACCATTTTTTAATAACATTTAAGACTGCATTTAAGGTAACAGAGGTTAGGTTCCAACAGCTTAGAAATGTAATCTGTTAGTTTAGGATTTGTTTTTTCCACTAGGTTTGTAATAAAAAAATAAAAATCAATCCCACCTAAAACAAAAAAAGTTCAACGACATAATAGATACATATAACAATCGAAATATCCAACTACAAAAATCATTGACGAAGGTTCATAATTGTTTAAAATTAATGTATAATCAAAGAAAGCTAAAAAATATTATAATTTATGAATTTACAAAATATTAAAAAACTAAGGAAAATTCTGTTTATTTTAGTATATTTTTTTGTATTTTTGTTTATTTCAGCAAATTCTTTTGCTTCAAACCAAAGCAGCATTTTACCTCAATTTTCAAATATAAACCTCGAAAAACTCTTTGCTTCATCTCAAAACATTTTAGATACAATACAAACTAACT of the bacterium HR34 genome contains:
- the comEC_2 gene encoding ComE operon protein 3 translates to MKLSVLLYVLIFLISANLAVIKVFVDLKDYNQFTVYFFDVGQGDAILIKTPYLQNIIIDAGPSAQVLSDKLTKNIPFWMKRIDLFLATHPEYDHIGGVKAFFDDYKVLNVLRSGLKKETKTFEIFTEYITKAKNVSIAQKGTKVFLDSNKTNYFKILWPKENLNNVFVKSTNDYSIVFLARLSSKKFLFTADISSKIEKELIKEDIKSDILKVPHHGSKFSSSSEFLDKVSPYFAVIMAGKGNRYNHPHQETLKRLEERNIKVLRTDLMGDIVFRF